Proteins from one Podospora pseudoanserina strain CBS 124.78 chromosome 1, whole genome shotgun sequence genomic window:
- the ERG26 gene encoding erg26, C-3 sterol dehydrogenase (EggNog:ENOG503NWMM; COG:E; COG:I) has product MASEKKPSLGSAMVIGGCGFLGHHVVRLLLRDYTTTSISVIDLRCTRNRRPESDGVKYYEADITDVDKLISLFSEARPDVVIHTASPPAQSNDSVSHALFKKVNVDGTAAVIKACQTTGVKALVYTSSASVMSDNKSDLINADERWPTVRGENQTEYYSETKAAAEELVLLANRASPAPSLLTCAIRPSGIMGEGDTMVLYHMINIYRQGRTGVQVGDNNNLFDFTYVENVAHGHLLAARALLLTSSSSTVPLNHERVDGEAFLVTNDSPVYFWDFCRAIWAAAGSPMGTDHVRVLPRGVGMVLGFLSECFFAMIGKPPTFNRQRIVYSCMTRYYDISKAKKRLGYRPLVSLDEGVRRSVKWTLEQEKVNAEKK; this is encoded by the exons ATGGCGTCCGAAAAGAAGCCATCCCTCGGCTCTGCCATGGTAATCGGCGGCTGCGGCTTCCTCGGCCACCACGtcgtccgcctcctcctgcgcgactacaccaccacctccatctcggtCATCGACCTCCGATGCACACGCAACCGCCGCCCCGAATCCGACGGCGTCAAGTACTACGAAGCCGACATCACCGATGTCGACAAgctcatctccctcttctcagAAGCCCGTCCCGACGTGGTCATTCACACTgcctcccccccagcccaatCCAACGACAGCGTCTCCCACGCTCTCTTCAAAAAGGTCAACGTCGAtggcaccgccgccgtcatcaAGGCCTGCCAAACCACCGGCGTCAAGGCCCTGGTgtacacctcctccgcctcggtCATGTCAGACAACAAGTCCGACTTGATCAACGCAGACGAAAGATGGCCCACCGTCCGCGGTGAGAACCAGACAGAGTACTACTCCGAGACCAAG GCTGCAGCAGAAgagctcgtcctcctcgccaaccgcgcctcccccgccccctccctcctcacctgcGCCATCCGCCCCTCGGGCATCATGGGCGAAGGCGACACAATGGTCCTCTACCACATGATCAACATCTACCGCCAAGGCCGCACCGGCGTCCAAGTCggcgacaacaacaacctcttcgACTTCACCTACGTCGAAAACGTCGCCCACGgccacctcctcgccgcccgcgccctcctccttacttcctcctcctccaccgtccctcTCAACCACGAGCGCGTCGACGGCGAAgccttcctcgtcaccaacGACTCCCCGGTCTACTTTTGGGACTTTTGCCGGGCCATCTGGGCCGCCGCGGGATCGCCCATGGGGACGGACCACGTGAGGGTTCTGCCGAGGGGTGTGGGAATGGTGTTGGGCTTCTTGAGCGAGTGCTTTTTTGCCATGATTGGGAAGCCGCCTACGTTTAACAGGCAGAGGATTGTGTATAGCTGCATGACGAGGTATTACGACATTAgcaaggcgaagaagaggttggggtACAGGCCATTGGTGAgcttggatgagggggtgagaAGGAGTGTCAAGTGGACgttggagcaggagaaggtgaaTGCTGAGAAGAAGTAA
- a CDS encoding hypothetical protein (EggNog:ENOG503NX1B; BUSCO:EOG09261YRA; COG:S), whose protein sequence is MSTNGIRSSDRRYSSEEDHHPTTTNEHTRLLPNRVDSTTYTPYNPSNGPYLSPDDPAVSPYNLFTVRLVRYATVALTILTFIWWVLMVVSVFVTPPGLHVRGSPFFSFSYATVALVTLTISLIFFAVPSKSQRVLSLVLAGLLLVDTTVIVAVTRTRHEEIWVGIGSVGWATLMVGWVVIADRTVQWGKAEEEERLTGRPEHRRTLLEWTEVLLSSVALSVITAVVVLMTCTLILRAVDSGLRPPGERYWVDEDKYQIHLYCYGNKTDASGAKSTTVLIEGGEDPVERGLWQLAENAVKNGSIERFCFADRPGMAWSDTAPSPLSASMASDVLGETLSRAGEEGPWVLVSAGIGSIYSRVFSSRHGEDVRGLLMIDPLHEDLLSRVGDPGRGFLLWLRGVISPCGIDRILGALLRGRRSMDRVWGRASYQSGTTIFAKLQESLVADSLTKRDVASSRAIQDKETPLVIISSGEQIRRDSEWEAKQRDLSHLTRKLEDWDIVDKAPHRVWDTLEGRDVIERRLKKLVKA, encoded by the exons aTGTCCACAAACGGCATCCGGTCCTCGGACCGGCGCTACTCCTCCGAAGaggaccaccaccccaccacaacaaacGAACacacccgcctcctccccaaccgcgTCGACAGCACAACCTACACCCCctacaacccctccaacggCCCTTACCTCTCCCCCGACGACCCAGCCGTGTCCCCCTACAACCTCTTCACCGTCCGCCTGGTCCGCTACGCCACCGTCGCGCTCACCATCCTGACATTCATctggtgggtgttgatggtcgTCTCCGTCTTCGTCACACCACCCGGTCTTCACGTTCGCGGATCACCCTTCTTCAGCTTTAGTTACGCTACTGTTGCGCTAGTTACGCTTACCATCTCGTTGATCTTCTTTGCGGTGCCGAGTAAGAGCCAACGGGTTCTGAGTCTGGTTCTTGCGgggctgttgctggttgATACGACTGTTATCGTTGCggtgacgaggacgagacATGAGGAGATTTGGGTTGGGATAGGGAGTGTCGGTTGGGCTACGCTcatggtggggtgggtggtcaTTGCGGACAGGACGGTTCAGTGGGGTAaggcggaggaagaggagaggttgactGGGCGGCCGGAGCACAGGAGGACGTTGCTGGAGTGGACAGAGGTGCTGCTGTCGAGTGTGGCGCTTTCGGTGATTactgcggtggtggtgctcatGACTTGTaccttgatcttgagggCGGTTGATTCTGGGCTGAGACCGCCAGGTGAGAGGTACTGGGTGGATGAGGACAAGTACCAGATTCATCTGTACTGCTACGGGAACAAGACTGATGCCAGCGGGGCAAAGTCGACGACGGTGTTgattgagggaggtgaggatcCGGTTGAAAGGGGCCTGTGGCAGCTGGCCGAGAATGCGGTCAAAAATGGCTCGATTGAGAGGTTCTGCTTTGCGGATAGGCCCGGTATGGCTTGGAGTGACACTGCTCCGTCGCCACTCTCGGCCAGCATGGCTTCggatgttttgggggagaCATTGTCGagggctggagaggagggtccCTGGGTTTTGGTCAGTGCTGGGATTGGGTCGATCTACTCGAGAGTGTTCAGCTCAAGACACGGAGAAGATGTGAGGGGCTTGTTGATGATTGATCCGCTTCATGAGGATCTGCTCTCAAGAGTTGGAGACCCAGGCCGTGGGTTTTTGCTCTGGCTGAGAGGCGTCATCTCGCCGTGCGGAATTGATAGAATCCTCGGTGCGCTACTCAGAGGGAGACGCTCCATGGACCGAGTTTGGGGCCGTGCCTCGTATCAATCtggcaccaccatctttgCCAAACTGCAGGAAAGTCTGGTGGCCGACTCTCTCACGAAGCGAGACGTTGCTTCAAGCCGGGCCATTCAGGACAAGGAGACGCCACTGGTTATTATTAGCTCTGGGGAACAAATAAGACGGGATAGTGAGTGGGAAGCTAAG CAACGGGATCTAAGCCACCTTACCAGGAAGCTGGAAGACTGGGATATTGTTGACAAGGCTCCCCATCGTGTCTGGGATACCCTCGAGGGGAGAGACGTCATCGaaaggaggttgaagaaatTGGTAAAGGCCTAA
- the rga1 gene encoding Rho-type GTPase activating protein Rga1 (COG:T; COG:Z; BUSCO:EOG09260CKC; EggNog:ENOG503NUWC) has translation MAGYDYGGAGGGAPGSLGLGGGDWAHGDPRGNPHGHPHNGRAPNSPAAQGSNGEADLELRQSGERNRSRPRQARTASGQVRVCKKCGEPLTGQFVRALDGTFHLDCFKCRDCGQIVASKFFPAEDENGEGQYPLCETDYFRRLGLLCHQCGGALRGSYITALDRKYHVDHFTCSLCPTVFGAQDSYYEHDGQVYCHYHYSTQFAQRCSGCQTSILKQFVEIFRNGQNQHWHPECYMIHKFWNVRLNSPQEAPVITQDDTAGREHVRGEEERMEEKVYRIWSVLSTFEESSAACISDMLLHVSNGAYVDGVMVAKKFIFHVDILFRSADRLDATMSSDVDPKSGLAYGREAKLLCKKIVAFFSLLSKTQDRVTRKPGVTQELLTLVTGLAHYLKLLIRICLQGALRIEKERNSPDGLYNFLDDLSDLEVLKVDDHSTTTLQLTSGMSRLSAHDSDQCILCHKPIEDECAKSGDKRWHLACVNCSHCGKELGRKLQEARLKPYDTKVFCSTCDPHIPAHLSPFEHITKLQQYVFLLQVALARLLEILRVNGALDNGDDPNGGDLDSAEGRSRQQGGDYPRHHRESSYESALNDVRRLKSTRMDKHLSSSFRKARTSRILDGPESSSVRPGSAGGTGEGGQSRGFHIVDERGPIDEEDMTLPNQDALTLDDIPRIVAAEQAAREQRSYQPNQNRQELFRSPATEPRLGAGGANNMHQRSLSDGKGVGSRGLPDQGTMRGTRRYFSELSGLEYFIVRHLAVMTMHPMVENEFTLEELLGFIENKKAPTFWKNIGKAFKNDKQKAVKKKGVFGVPLEVIIERDGCESTDGVGPGTLKIPSIIDDIISAMKQMDLSVEGVFRKSGNLKKLGEVAEALDREEDVDFSSTHVVQLAALLKRYLRELPDPLMTQKLYRLWLTAAKIPDPEKRKHCLHLACCLLPKANRDCLEVLFCFLKWVGSFHQVDDESGSKMDIRNLATVIAPNVLLDANKAASLDSDPMFAIQAVEVIIASIEEMCLVPDDLADLLQDQSLFNNSAELTTKEILKRFGDRAANGPIRQYSDVGELMGRHDNNPSRPPPRRIETDPASWQQESSVRPMQEPTIPAFAAAATPPVQGTPPPHKRGPYDPPQQSPYRGPEAGNQGHLTPSQPPQQQPQHNQPQPGPPGQGNRGEWRNSGWGRQNNGLTTGTA, from the exons ATGGCAGGATACGACtatggtggtgctggcggcggaGCTCCTGGTAGCCTGGGCCTAGGAGGCGGCGATTGGGCACACGGTGATCCTCGTGGGAACCCTCACGGCCATCCTCACAATGGCAGAGCCCCAAACTCACCAGCAGCTCAGGGCAGCAACGGAGAAGCAGACTTGGAGTTGAGACAAAGCGGCGAGCGCAACAGATCGCGGCCACGGCAGGCTAGGACAGCCAGTGGCCAGGTGCGTGTCTGCAAGAAGTGTGGAGAGCCTTTGACAGGTCAATTCGTTCGCGCTCTGGATGGCACATTCCATTTGGACTGCTTCAAGTGCCGG GATTGCGGACAAATCGTAGCTTCCAAATTCTTCCCAGCAGAGGACGAGAACGGCGAGGGACAATACCCCCTTTGCGAAACGGATTACTTCCGACGACTAGGCCTGCTGTGCCATCAATGCGGTGGAGCATTACGAGGTTCCTACATAACTGCGCTCGATCGCAAATACCACGTCGATCACTTCACCTGCTCCCTTTGCCCAACAGTATTCGGTGCTCAAGACAGCTATTATGAGCATGATGGCCAGGTTTATTGCCATTACCATTACTCGACCCAGTTCGCCCAAAGATGCAGCGGCTGTCAAACCTCGATCCTGAAACAATTCGTTGAAATATTCCGAAACGGACAAAACCAGCACTGGCATCCTGAATGCTACATGATCCACAAGTTTTGGAACGTCCGCCTCAATTCACCACAAGAAGCGCCTGTCATCACCCAAGATGACACTGCGGGCCGCGAGCACGTccgcggcgaggaggaacgcatggaggagaaggtaTACCGGATCTGGAGCGTGCTGTCGACCTTCGAAGAATCTTCGGCTGCTTGTATATCAGATATGCTCCTGCATGTGAGCAATGGCGCCTATGTGGATGGTGTCATGGTGGCGAAGAAGTTCATCTTCCATGTCGACATCCTTTTCCGTTCTGCAGACCGGCTCGACGCCACTATGTCCAGCGACGTGGACCCAAAAT CTGGTTTGGCATACGGGCGTGAGGCCAAATTGCTTTGCAAAAAGATCGTGGCATTTTTCTCGCTGTTGTCCAAAACCCAAGACCGTGTTACACGCAAGCCTGGTGTCACGCAAGAGCTGTTGACGCTTGTCACCGGTCTTGCCCACTATTTGAAGCTACTTATCAGAATCTGTCTGCAAGGCGCTCTTCGGAtcgaaaaagaaaggaactCACCAGATGGCCTTTACAATTTCCTGGATGATCTGAGCGATCTCGAAGTGCTCAAAGTGGACGACCATTCTACAACCACACTCCAGTTGACTTCGGGCATGTCCAGATTATCAGCACATGACTCGGACCAGTGCATCCTCTGCCATAAGCCCATCGAAGACGAATGTGCAAAGAGTGGAGATAAACGGTGGCACCTGGCCTGCGTCAACTGCTCGCATTGCGGCAAAGAGCTTGGTCGCAAGCTTCAAGAGGCCCGGTTGAAACCCTACGACACCAAGGTATTTTGCAGTACTTGCGACCCTCATATTCCTGCACACCTATCGCCGTTTGAACACATTACCAAGCTTCAACAATACGTCTTCCTGCTCCAGGTTGCCCTGGCTAGACTGCTGGAGATTCTTCGAGTGAACGGCGCTCTTGACAATGGTGACGATCCAAACGGAGGCGATCTTGACTCTGCTGAGGGTAGGTCCAGGCAGCAAGGGGGCGATTATCCACGACATCATCGAGAGTCGTCCTACGAGAGCGCTCTCAATGATGTCCGGAGACTAAAGAGCACCCGTATGGACAAGCACTTGTCGTCCAGCTTTAGAAAGGCAAGGACATCAAGGATTCTGGATGGACCTGAGAGCAGCAGCGTGCGGCCAGGGTCGGCTGGTGGCACAGGCGAGGGGGGTCAGAGTAGGGGATTCCATATTGTCGACGAGCGCGGGCCTATCGATGAAGAGGACATGACATTGCCCAATCAGGACGCCTTGACACTCGACGATATCCCAAGGATTGTTGCGGCTGAGCAAGCAGCAAGGGAACAAAGGTCCTATCAGCCAAACCAGAACCGCCAGGAGCTTTTCCGGTCTCCGGCCACGGAACCACGActgggtgctggtggtgctaATAACATGCACCAGCGAAGTCTGTCAGATGGCAAAGGAGTCGGTTCACGCGGTCTCCCAGACCAGGGCACCATGCGAGGCACACGACGGTATTTCTCGGAGTTATCAGGACTGGAGTACTTTATCGTCAGACACTTGGCTGTCATGACGATGCATCCTATGGTTGAGAATGAGTTTACGCTGGAGGAGCTCCTGGGGTTCATTGAGAACAAGAAGGCTCCTACTTTCTGGAAGAACATTGGCAAGGCGTTCAAAAATGACAAGCAAAAggccgtcaagaagaagggggtgtttGGCGTCCCATTGGAAGTCATCATTGAGCGGGACGGTTGCGAGTCGACCGATGGTGTCGGACCTGGTACTTTGAAGATCCCTTCCATTAtcgacgacatcatctcGGCAATGAAGCAAATGGACCTCTCGGTTGAAGGTGTCTTCCGAAAGAGTGGTAACCTCAAGAAGTTGGGAGAGGTGGCCGAAGCGCTGGACAgggaagaggatgttgaTTTTAGCTCGACGCATGTTGTTCAGCTGGCCGCCCTCTTGAAGCGATACCTGCGAGAACTCCCAGATCCTTTGATGACGCAGAAACTCTACCGTCTTTGGTTAACAGCGGCCAAGATCCCAGATCCAGAAAAGAGGAAGCACTGCCTGCACTTGGCATGCTGCTTGCTTCCAAAAGCAAACCGCGACTGCTTGGaagttttgttttgtttcttgaaATGGGTGGGATCTTTCCACCAGGTGGACGATGAATCCGGATCCAAGATGGACATCAGGAATCTGGCCACCGTCATTGCCCCCAACGTTTTGTTGGATGCCAACAAGGCTGCAAGCCTTGACAGCGACCCCATGTTTGCCATTCAGGCCGTGGAGGTTATAATTGCTAGTATTGAGGAGATGTGTCTG GTCCCTGATGACCTGGCCGATCTCCTGCAAGATCAATCATTATTCAACAACAGTGCCGAATTGACAACCAAGGAAATTCTGAAGCGTTTCGGCGACCGTGCAGCCAACGGCCCAATCCGACAGTATAGTGACGTAGGAGAGCTGATGGGCCGCcacgacaacaaccccagccgcccaccgccgaggaggatagAAACCGACCCGGCATCATGGCAGCAGGAAAGCAGCGTGCGACCAATGCAGGAGCCAACGATACCAGCCTTtgcggcagcggcaacacCACCTGTTCAGGGcacgccaccaccacacaaacGTGGACCGTATGACCCGCCCCAACAGTCACCATACAGAGGACCGGAGGCCGGGAACCAAGGGCATTTGACACCATCACAGccgccacaacaacagccgcaGCACAACCAGCCTCAGCCAGGACCACCAGGACAGGGAAACAGAGGGGAGTGGAGGAACtcggggtgggggagacAGAATAACGGGTTGACTACCGGGACTGCGTAG
- a CDS encoding hypothetical protein (EggNog:ENOG503PICV), with protein sequence MDPTYRTSYPPAMSGANPEATDPQHRSKSRKSSKPTSVKSSSKKQQPPSPIKDRSRSEGGGGGKLLGKVSKLTGWLSTSEPSTQALLSHQKEAFRKAGIPLTDSEAHSKLRAPIGEIPSDAITSTTGPDPEELLRRRKEERRRKERERRGSELIAGGSIRSGGSGGSGSFSGYSTSGGSGSFRKGEVSGLSPVGGDGGQQQVPWNYGWDDKWQ encoded by the coding sequence ATGGACCCAACCTACCGCACCTCCTACCCCCCAGCCATGTCCGGCGCAAACCCAGAAGCAACAGACCCCCAACACCGGTCCAAATCCCGCAAAAGCAGCAAACCAACCTCTgtcaaatcctcctccaagaaacaacagcccccctccccaatcaaAGACAGGAGTCGAAGCGaaggcggaggtggagggaaaCTCCTGGGAAAGGTCTCCAAACTCACGGGCTGGCTCTCAACATCCGAGCCCTCCACGCAAGCTCTTCTGTcacaccaaaaagaagcTTTCCGCAAGGCGGGGATCCCCCTGACGGATAGTGAAGCTCACTCCAAGCTCAGGGCACCGATAGGGGAGATCCCTTCTGATGCGATCACCTCGACGACGGGACCTGATCCGGAGGAACTgctcaggaggaggaaggaagagaggaggagaaaagagagggagaggagggggagtgagCTGATCGCAGGGGGGAGTATAAGGAgtggggggagtggtggaagTGGGAGTTTTTCTGGGTATAGCACgagtggggggagtgggagttttaggaagggggaggtatCGGGGTTAAGTCCggttggcggggatgggggccAGCAGCAAGTGCCGTGGAATTATGGGTGGGATGACAAATGGCAGTGA